GAGCACCGAACCCGCGAGCAGCGCGGGCGAGAGGTAACGCGTGGCGGGGTGCTGGCCGCCGCGGAGGACGTACGTCACAAGCTTGTCCCGATCGATGGCGAGGGCGAGCGCGCGGCGGACCCGCGCGTCACTGAGCGGCGCGCGCGTGGTGTTGAAAGCGAGGAAGCGGGTCTCCGCGAGCGGGGCGCGGTGCAGTTCCGGCGCGCGTTCGACGGCGTAGGGCTCGAGCTTGGACGGCGGCACGGCCATCGTGACGTCGATCTGTCCGGCGCGATAGGCGCGGTCCTCGGTGTCCTGGTTGTCGAAGCGGATGAACTGGATCTCGGCGGTGGGGACTGGGGCGGGGGCGTGATACCGCGGATTGCGTCGGACGACGATGCGGCGTTGCGAACGCCATTCGGTGAGCACGTAGGGGCCATTGCCCACGTAACGACCGGGGGCGGTCCAGTGGCGGCCGTGCTGGGCGACGGCGCGCGGGTTGACGGGGATCCACGGGCCGCTGGCGACATACAGCGGAAAACTTGGGTTGGGGTGCGCGAGCGTGACGACGACGGTGCGCGGGTCGGGGGCGGCGAAGCCCACCTGGTCGAACGCCGTCACCTGGCCCCACACAAAGGCCTCCGCATTCTTTACGGCGTAGAACAGATGCGCCTTGGGCGCGGCGGTGGCGCGCGTCAGGACCCGCCGGAACGACGCGAGAAAGTCGGCCGCGGTGAGCGGCTCGCCATTGGACCATTGCAGGCCGGGTCGCAGCTGGAACGTGTAGGTGAGTCCGTCATCGGAAACCCGATACGCCGCCGCAGCGCCGGGCAGGGGCGCGCCGCCGGCAGGATTGGGCACCAGCAGGCCCTCGCCGAGGGCGCGGATGATGAAGAACTCGTCGGGCAGCGAGGCGGTGGCGGGATCGAGGTCGGTGGGCTCGTTGCGCTGGCTGACGCGGAGGATGCCCTCGGGCGCGGACCGTGATTTCTCGCGGCAGCCAGTCGCGACCAGCAGGAGCAGCGCGAGCGCGCCGGCACTAAGGAGCCACCGCGGGCGCCGCGGCGCCGCACGCCGGCGGGGGGCGTCGGCGGCCAACAGGGCGGAGGAGCTGGCGCCGGGAGCGGACATGAGACGGAGGGCGGCGGGCGGAGCGCGTCAGGGCTCCAGCCAGACGTGCTTGAATGGATGGTGGTCGAGGAGCGTGGGGTGCCAGCCCTTGACGGAAGGATGCAACAGGAAGGTGTGGGCGTTGTAGTAGAGCGGCACGACGGGCGCGGCCTGGAGGAGAAGGGTCTCGGCCTCCTGCAACTGGCGGGCGCGGGCAACCGGGTCGCTGTTGCGGGCGGCCGCGAACAGCAGGGCGTCGTAATCGGCGCTGCGCCAGTTGGTGTGGTTGTTCGCGCTGTCGCCGCGCCACGGGTCGAGGAAGGTCGTGGCGTCGAGGTAGTCGCCCACCCAGTCGGAGAGCAGGATCTGGTAGCGGCCGGCGCGGCGTTCGGAGAGGACGACCTTGTACTCCTGGTTGGCGATCTCGACGTTGAGGCCGAGTTCGCGGCGCCACATCTCCTGCAGGGCTTCGGCGACGACGCGCAGGTTCTCGTTGGTGTTGTACAGGAGCTGGAGGGTCGGGAGCGGTTGGACGCCGTTGCGCGTGACCTCCTGCAGGAGGCGGCGCGCCTCGGCGGCGTCGGAGCGGACGGCCTGCGGGGGCGTGTACGTGGCGAGCCCGGGCGGCGTGAGGGAATGGGCAGGACGCTGGCCGGCGCGCAGGACCTTCTCGACCAGCACATCGCGGTCGACGGCGAGCCCGAGCGCCTGGCGGACGCGGACATCGTCGAACGGCGCGCGGGCGGTGTTCAGGCGCAGGAAGTAGGTGTTGAGGTAGGCGTCGGACCGGAGCAGTTGCGGCGACTCACGGCGGTAGGCGTCGGCCTTGCCGAACGGCAGCACGTAGGTGACGTGGAGCTGGCCGGCGCGGAAGGCGCGCTCCTCGGCGTCGACGCTGTCGATCGGGTGGAACCGCACGCCCTTGAGCTTCACGCGGGTGGCGTCCCAATAGGTCGGCGACTGCTCGACGAAGATCTCCTGATTTGGCCGCCACGTCTTGAGGACAAAGGCACCGTTGCCCACGAGCGAACCCGGGCGTGTCCAGCGGTTGCCGCGGTCGGCGAGGCCGCCGAAGCGCTGGATGGTGGCGACCGGGACGGGCAGCCACGCGGAGTGGGTGAGGAGGGAGAGAAAGTACGGGGTGGGATGGTCGAGGCGGACGCGCAGCGTGTAAGGATCGAGCGCGGTCACGCCGACCTGGCTGAAGTCCGGGTTCGCGCCCCGGTGGAAGGCCTCGGCGCCCTGGAGCACGTAGAGCAGCCCGGCATTTTCCGCCGCGAGGCTCGGCGTGAGCATGCGCTGCCACGACGCGACGAAGTCAGCCGCGGTGACCGCGGTGCCATCGGACCATTTGGCGTCGCGGCGCAGGAAGAAGGTGTAGGTGAGGCCGTCGGCCGAGACATCCCACCGCTCGGCAACGCCGGGCACGGGATGCAGGTCAACCGGGTCCTCGACGACGAGGCCCTCGAACAGCGCGGAGACGACGTCCATCTCGGCGATGTTGACGGCGGTCTGGGGGTCGAGGTCGGTGACGTCGGCGTGGGCGCCGCGTTCGAGAATCTGTTCGCGAATGCCGCGTTCGACGGCGCTTTCGCGCCGGCCGCAGCCGGGCAGGAGCAGGAGCGCCGCGAGGAGCGCGGGCAGCAGGCGAAGGAGGGACAGGGCGGGCAGGCGACGGAGGAGAATGCGCATCGGGCGCCGATCAGGCTTTGGCAATGAGGGCGACGGCGTGGGCGGCGATGGCGAGGCCGCGGCCGAGATCGCCGACCCCCTCGTTGGTGGTGGCTTTGAGGCCGATGTTGGCGGCCGGAAGGTGGGTGGATTTGGCGAGCGCGGCCTTCATTTCGGCGAGCCGCGGGTAGAGCTTGGGTTTCTCCGCGATGACCGTCGCGTCAATGTTGCCGATGGCGAAGTTGCGTCGGGACAACTCGCCGCAGACGCGGGTGAGGAGAATCTGCGAATCGATGTTCTTGTACGCCGGATCGGTGTTCGGGAAGAAGTGGCCGATGTCGGGCAGCCCGGCGGCGCCGAGGAGCGCGTCGCAGATGGCGTGGGTGATGCAGTCGGCGTCGCTGTGGCCATCGAGGCCGAAGTCGGTGTCGAACCGGACGCCGGCGAGGACGAGGGGACGTCCGGTGACGATGCGGTGAATGTCGTAACCGTGGCCGATCCGGAAGTTCATGGGGTTGACCGGGGTTGGGGTCATGCGGCGGGAGGCGGCGACTCCTGGGCGAGGAGGAACTCGAGATACTTGAAGTCCGCTGCCGTGGTGAGCTTCGGGTTGGGGTGGGGGTTCTCGAGGAGAGCGACCGGCTCGCCCAGGGTTTCCACCGCCTGGGCATCGTCGGTGATGTGCAGGCCGCGGGCCTGGACGCGGGCGTAGGCGCGGGAGATGAGTTCGCGGGAGAAAACCTGCGGGGTCTCCATGCCCCAAAGGCGGGCGCGGTCGATGGTGCGGAGCCGCACGTGCTCCTGCCCGCCGGCGGTGCGGACGAGATGCTCCTTGATGGTGTCGGTGACGCGGTGGGCGAGGACGACGGCGTGTTCGCGGCGGACGATCTTGTGGAGGGCAACCAGTTGTTCGGGCTGGATGAGCGGGCGGGCGCAGTCGTGGATGAAGACGTGAGCGATGTCGGCGGGGAGCGCCGCGAGGGCGTGCATGACCGACTCCTGGCGCTCGTTGCCGCCGCGCACGAGGACGGAGGGCGTGGGGGCGTAGGCCGAGAGCTCGAGCATCTGGCGCTGGTCGCGATACACGATCACGTACAGGTCGGCGATGGCGCTCTGCATGAAGGCCGAGACGGAGTACGAGAAGACCGGCCGGCCGGCGAGGGGGGCGAGGATCTTGTCCGTAACGACCCCGTTCATGCGTGAGCCGCTGCCGGCGGCGAGGAGGATGGCGGCGGTGCGGGACATGACGACGGAATGCTGAAGGCTGAAGGCCGAAAGCTGAAGGCTTAAAGCGGGGGGAATCGCAGCACCTGGGTTGCGCCAGTTCAGCGTCCCGAGGCGTTGGAAGTGAGCTCGGCGAGAATGGCGCGGGCGGCGGCGACTGGATCCGGGGCCTTGAAGATGGGCCGGCCGACCACGATGAAGTTGGCGCCGGACTGTGCGGCCTCGGCGGGCGTCATGACGCGCGTCTGATCGTCGGCCTTGGCGTCGCGCGGGCGGATTCCGGGCGTGACCAGGGCGACCTCGGCGGGGAGCACGGCGCGCAGCGGACGGATTTCAAGCGGGGAGCAGACCAGGCCGCGGACGCCGGCGGCGGCGGCGAGCTGGCCGAGGCGGACGACCTGGCGCTCGGGTGAATCGGGCACGCCGACCTCGTTGAGGCCGGTGGCGCTCATGGAGGTGAGCACGGTGACGCCGAGAAGCAGGAGCTCGGGGGCGTGTTCGCGCTGGGCCTTGACGGCCCACTCCATCATCTCGCGGCCGCCGCAGGTGTGGAGCGTGAGCATGCGGATGGGCAGGCGGGAGGCGGACTGGACGGCCTTGGCGACGGTGTTGGGGATGTCGTGCAGCTTGAGGTCGAGGAACACGTTGTAGCCCAGGTCGGCGATTTCGCGGACGCAGTCGGGGCCGCAAGCGGTGTACATTTCGAGGCCAACCTTGGCCCAGCGGACGGTTCCCTGCAGCTGGCGGAGCGCGGGCAGGACCTCGCGGGGAGACTGGGCATCGAGGACAAGGATCAGGTCACAGGACATCGGCGCAACGGCTAGACGGGAAAACCGGGTCAGGCGAAGGCAAATCTTGGGGCGGAAGGGCGACGAGGCGGGGCGAAATCCGGGCTGGAGGCTGCCGGTTGAATCGGGCTGCATGGAAGCCACCACATGACTGCGGTCACCCAGACGATATTCGCGCCGGCGAAGCTCAACCTGTTCCTCGCGATCACGGGCCGCCGGCCGGATGGGTTTCACGATCTGGTGTCGGTCGTGGCTCCGCTCGCCTTCGGCGACGAGCTCAGCGTCACGGTGCGACGCTCGGCTTCGCTGGTGTTGACGCTGACGTGCACGGACCCGGAGGTGCCGGTGGACGAGAGCAATCTCATTTTGCGGGCGGGCCGCGCCTTTGCCGAGGCGGCGGGTTGGACGGGAACGGTGGCGTTCCATCTCGAGAAGCGGATCCCAATGGGGGCCGGGCTTGGCGGCGGCAGCAGCAACGGGGCGGCGGCGTTGCGCGTGCTGAACCGGCTGGCGGGAAATCCGTTGTCGGCGGAAGCGTTGCGCGACGTGGCGGCGACGCTTGGATCGGACTGCCCGCTTTTTCTGGAGGAGGCGCCGGTCGTGATGCGCGGACGGGGCGAGCGGCTCGAACGGTTGCCCGAGACGGCGGCGGCGCGGCTGCGCGGGCGGGACGTTTTGGTGTTCAAGCCACCGTTTGGCATTCCGACCGCGTGGGCGTATCGGCGTCTGGCGGAGCTGGCAGCCGAGGCGGGTGCGGCCGGGGGCATCTATCTGCCGGCGGCGGAAGCCGAGCGCCGCCTGGCCGAGTGGATCGAGGCGCCGGCCGCGCCGGTGGAGGACCTCCTGTACAACAACATGGAGACGGCCGCGTTTGCGAAGTACCTGGCGCTCCCGACCTTGCTGGACCAGATGCGGGAGCGTTTTGGCCTCGCACCGCGGATGACGGGCAGCGGAAGCGCCTGTTTTGCATTTACGGGGCCGGGCCGGCCGATGGACGGCCTGACGGCCCTGATCGACGAAGCCTGGGGCAAGTCGGCGTGGAGGGTCGCAACTCGTGTGGCGTAAAACCGCATTGACCCTTCCTTCCGGGCACGCGTTATCGTCTCACGCGGCTGCGTCCTCCCCTAGGGTGCGCCGTAACCACCTGTCATGAGCTCCCCGGAGAAAGACGAGATCGTTGTGCAAGGCATCGCCGCCTCGCAGGGAATCGCTTATGGCCAGATCTTTCTCTTTGTCCGCAGCGAGGTCGAAATCCCGACCTACCAGGTCGATCCGGCAAAGCGCATCGACGAGGTCGCGCGCTTTGACCGCGCGCTGGTGATGACGCGCCAGCAGATCGCGCGCATCAAGGCGGAGGTGGAGAAAAACATTGGCCCGGAGGAGGCGGCCATCTTCGACGCCCACCTCATGGTGCTCGAGGACCAGGCGTTGATCGGCGAGACGATCCGCGCGTTCGAGTCGACCGGGAACAACATCGAGACCTGCTTCAACCTCGTCTCGCAGCGCTACATCAAGGCCTTTTCCGAGATCGACGACGAGTACCTGCGCGAACGCGCGGGCGACCTGCGGGATGTGACGCAGCGCGTGTTGCAGAACCTGCTCGGCCAAACCGAGAACGCACTCAACCGGCTGGCCGACCAGCGCATCGTGGTGTCGCACGAGATCTCACCGTCGGATTCCGCGACGCTCGACCGGTCGGCGACGCTCGCGATCGTCACGGACTCGGGCAGCAAGACCAGCCATGCCGTGATCGTCGCGCGGTCGATGAAGGTGCCGGCCGTGGTTGGCGTGCGCAACCTGACGCAGCGCGTGAAGAGCGGGGACTGGGCGATCGTCGACGGGTACGACGGCATCGTGATTCTCAACCCGACCGAGAGCACGCTGTTCCGCTACGGCAAGGTGCAGGAGCGAAAGAAGTCGTTCGAATCGCGGCTGCTCGAGGCCAACCGGGAGCCGGCGATCACGAAGGACGGCGTCAGCGTGACGCTGATGGCGAACATCGAGAAGGCCGACGAGGTCGGCATCGTGAAGAATTTCTTCGCGCAAGGCGTGGGGCTGTTCCGCACCGAGTTCCTGTTCATGAACGCGGCACGCATGCCGTCGGAGCAGGAGCAGTTTGTCGCGTACAAGTCGGCGGCCGCCGCGCTGGCGCCGCAGCCGGTGATCATCCGCACGCTCGACATCGGCGGCGACAAGCCGCTCTCGCTGCAGGCGGACCTGTTCCCGAAGGAGGACAACCCCTTCATGGGCTTCCGGGCGATCCGGTTTTGCCTGGAGCACCAGGACATCTTCAAGGACCAGTTGCGCGCGATCCTGATGGCGAGCGCGCACGGCAAGGTGCGGATCATGTACCCGATGATCAGCGGCTCCGAGGAGATGGCGCGCGCGAATGCGGTGCTCGCCGAGTGCATGACGGAGCTGAAGCAGCGCGGCCAGCCGTTCGACGAGAACATCGAGGTGGGCGCGATGATCGAGATTCCGAGCGCCGCCGCGACCATCGACCTGCTCGCGCCGGACTGTGCGTTTTTCAGCATCGGCACCAACGACCTCATCCAGTACCTGCTCGCGATCGACCGGGTGAACGACCGGATCGCGCACCTTTACGAACCGACGCATCCGGCGGTGTTGCGCACGCTGCAGCACATCGTGGAGGAGGCGCACAAGCATGGGATCCCGGTGAGCGTGTGCGGGGAAATGGCCGGAGATCCGGTCTTCTCGCCGCTGTTGCTGGGCCTGGGCGTCGACGCGCTCAGCATGTCACCCGCGTGGATTCCCTCGGTGAAGTACCTGGTGCGCGCGATGACGATGGCGGAGGCGCGGGCGCTGGCGGCCGAGGCCCTGACGCTCGGTTCGCCGAAGGAAATCTACGCCCGCTGCGACGCGTTCTACCGCGCGCGGGTGAAGATGGACTGAGCTCGCGGCGCGCCCGCCGCGGCGCCGGTCAGCGCCGCTCCTTCACGCCGCTGGCGAGGAGCGTCTCGAAATACGGCTCGATCGATTCCCGGGCGACGGCGCTCACCTCCACCTTGGTGAAGCCGGCCTTCTTGAGGAACCCGTGCAGGGCGCCTTCCCGGAAGCCGAGCCAGATGTCGGCGTAGAGTTCGCGCGCCTTCTCGAACCCGTGCTCATTGAGGTCGAGCACGAGGACCTGGCCGCCGGGGCGGAGGACGCGGAACGCCTCGTTGACGGCGTCCTGCGGGTGCTGCGCGTGGTGGAGGGCCTGGCTCAGAATGACGAGATCGACGGAGCGGTCGGCGAGCGGCACCTGCTCGATGTCGCCGAGCTTGTAGGTGAGGTTCTCGAGCCCGTTCTTGCGGGCAAGTTCGGTGCCGACCTCGACCATCCGCGGCGAGTTGTCAATGCACCACACCTGGCGGGCGCGACGCGCGAGCAGCTGGGAAATGAGACCCTCGCCGGCGCCGAAATCGGCGATGTCGATGGCGGGCGTGAGGCGCAGGGCGAGATGACCGATGGCCTCCCACGACCGTCCCGGGCAGTAGTTTTTGCCCAAGCGGCCGGCGATGAGGTTGAAGTATTGCTCCTGCGTGCGTCGGCGCTTCTGGAGGATGAGGTCGAGGTTCTCGCGGTCCGCGGCGAGGATGGGCAGCTCGCTGATGGAATCGATCGCGGCACCGAGGAGGGCTTGGGTCTTGGCCGGCAGTTTCTCCTGCAGCGAATAGAAGGCGTTCTTCCCCTCGCGCCGGTCGAGCACGAGCTTGGCCTGGCGCAGTTGGGCGAGTTGCGACGAGATACGCGACTGGCCCATGGCGAGGATGTCCTGGAGCTCGGCGACGGAAAGCTCCTCGCGAGACAGCAGGGCGAGCAGCCGCAGGCGCGTCGGGTCCGAGAGAATCTTCAGGATGTCCCAGGAGGAGTTCACGTGGCGGCAACCGTGGGCAAAAGCCCGGGGCAGCGCAACGTCCGAACCAGCACCGCGGTATCCGCGGAGGCCGGCTCCGGGCTTAGCGCGTAAGAAAGTTGCGGACGAACGCGGCGAGCTGCCAGGCGCCGAGCAGCGTGATGATCGTGCCGGCGACGAGATTCATGACGCGGAGGCCGCTCTGCTCGAGCCGGCTGCCGAGCCACCCGCCGGCGAGGCTGACCACCAGCCACCAGCCCACGGAACCGACGAAGACGCCGAGGACGAGCAGCATGGCGCCGGTGATGCTGCCCGCTTCGGCCCCGAGTCCGAGCCCGGCGAAGATCGCCAGGAACGACAGGATGGTCATCGGGTTCATCAAGGTGAGCGCGAGCGTCGAAAGGTAGGCGGCGCCCAAACCGCGGGGTTCACCGGCGGCGCGACGGGCGGCGGGACGGGCCCGGAACGCCGCGGCGCCGATCGCCACGAGCGCGAGGCCGCCCACGAGCTGGATCCAGAGCTGGTTCGCCACGAGGGCCTGGCTGATCGCGGTGAAGCCGAAGGCGGCGATCGCCCCATAGAGCGCGTCGGCCGTCGCCGCGCCCAGCCCGCACGCGAAGCCGACCAGCCGGCCATGTGCCACCGAACGATGGATACACAGCATCCCAATGGGGCCAACGGGGGCGGCGATCGCGAGGCCGCCGACGAGTCCGGTCACAAAGAGAAACATGCAGGGTAACAAAAAGGCGGGCCGGGACTCGGCCCGCCGGGAGGGGGGAAGCGGTGGGATCAGCCCGCGGCCTGGTCGACGTAGCGACTGATGGTGACGATGGTGTAGTCCTCCTCGTTGCCACCGGTCTTAACCTTGACGATCTCGCCGCGCTTCTTGCCGACGAGGGCGGCGCCAAAGGCGGTCTTGTAGGAGATGATGTGGCGGTCCGGATCGCCGTCCCAGGCGCCGAGGATCGTGTAGGTGGTGGTCGCGCCGGTGGCGTTGTTCTTCACCTCGACCACGGTGCCGACGCCGACCTGGTCGGTGGAGGCATCCTTGAAGTCGGTGACGCGCGCCCGGGCGAGATCGCGTTCGAGCTGGGCCTTCTGCGCCATGAGGACCGACTGGTCCTGCTTGGCCATCTTGAACTCGGAGTTCTCGCGGAGATCGCCGTGCTCGCGGGCGGCGGCGATGGCCTTGGAGTTCTCGGGAATCTTCTTGGCGACGATCGTATCGTACTCCTCGCGCTTCCGGTCGTAGCTGGAGCGGGAGACGAGCAGCTGCTCCTCCTTGCCCTCGGCATCGGCGGCGACGAGCGACTGGATCTTGGGGAAGATTTTGATGAAGCGGGCGAGGAGCGACTTCTTGGTCAGCTCTTCGAAGCCCTGGTTCAGCATCAGGGTGTTGGCCAGATCGCGCGCGGTCTCGGGATCGGCGGTCGACAGCAGGTCCGAGATCAGGTCGGGATCGTCGCTCAGGATGTCGGCGAGCGGGATGCGGCGGGCGCTGGCGGCCTGCAGGGCCTCGTAATCGATGGCGAAGAAGATGGCGCCGAGGAGGCGGGGGGTGATGAGGTCGTTGAGCAGCTTGGCGAATTTCTTCGAGTGGCGATTCTTGACGATCCACAGGAGGACCGGCGCGCGGAGGTTCTGCTCGGTCTGCCAGCGCTTGAGCGTGTTCGCGAGTTCGTCGGAGTGGCCCTGCTCCACGAGGAAGTTGATCACCTCCGTGGTAAACTTGCCCTGCGACGTCTTCAGCAGGCTGAAGAGGATGTCACGGGCCTCGATCGGGTGCGTGGCCTGAACGAGCTCGAGGAAGCGGGACTGGAAATGAACCGGGATCGTCTCGGCGATGGTCGGGAGGTCGCGGGCGACGCTGACGAGCGACGCCTGCGTGGGTTCGAAATTGTTCTCCGCGCCGATTGCCTTCGCGAGGTCGTCGCGCACGGCCGCACCGTAGAGGCGCTCGGCGGCGGTCAGCTGGTTCGACTCGCGCACGGCGTCGGCGACGGTCTTCAGCATGCCGGTCAGGTGATCCGGATGGAGGTCCTTGGTGTCGGTCGCGAGGAGCTCTTCCGCGAGGAGAATGCGGCGGCGGGCGGAGCGCGTGCTGCCGAACTGCTCGATGATCTCGTCTTCCGCGGAGACCGGGGTTTCGCGCAGCACGTAGCACTCGGTCTTCTTCTCGGGCACGGCGACGCGCGGATCCTTGGCCAGCGCCTTCTTGGCGGCCGACCACCACTTCTTGAATTTGTCCTCGCCGATGACCTGGCCGAGCGTCACCTCAAGCTCGATGCCGGTCGCGGCGTTGTTGGGATACGCCTGCAGCGCCTCCACCACGAGCTGGGCCGGGTTCTCGGCGATAAGCTCCGCGATCTTCTTCGGCTCGGTCTCCTTGCGCACCAGCAGGTGCTTCGGCGGCAGCACGTCCATCGTGTTGACGCAGAACGCCGGGTCCATCGGGTGGTTCTTCTTGTCCCGGAAATCGATGAGGAGCTTGTGCGACGCTTCGTCGTAGCTCTTGATCTGGCCGAACCCCCAGCTGCGATGCACGACGTACGTGCCAGGCTCCATCGCTTCGAGTTTGGCTTTGGCCGGCTTGAGCGACGGAGATTTGGCGAGCAGAGCGGAAACGGCTTCGGAATTCATTATTGCGTAGGTGAGGGCCTGAACGGGAGAGTTGAGCCGACAATGACTAGCCTTGTCAAACCGCGTGTAAAAACCCGTGCCGCAACGCACTTTACCCATCGCCGGAGGTGCGCATGAGCACCGTGGCGGAGTCCGCGCCCGGAGGCGCATGGAGGTCGGCGGCGCAGTTGATCGCCCGGTGGCTCGACCGGCGTGAACGGGTGGACGTGTTGCTCGACACGCTACCGTCGGGGCTGGCTCCGGCGGAGCGGGCGCGGTGCCAGCACCTCGTGCTGGGCGTGATCCGGCATTTTGGCCGGATCGACGCGGCGCTGGCGCGGCTGGTGCCGCATCCGCCGCGGTTTGTGACGCGAGCGGTGCTGTTTGTCGCGGGCTTCGAGCTGATCGAGGCGGCGGGCAACGCCGCCACCGCCGAAGGCCAGGCGGCGAAGATCGTGCATCACGCCGTGGAGCAGACGAAGACGCTGGCGAGCCCGGCGGAGGCGCGGCTGGTGAACGCGGTGGTGCGCAAGCTGAAGCCGTTGCTGTCGGGGCCGGCGCCGGCGGCGGGCGCGGCGGCGGCCGAACTGGCGGAGTATTTTTCCCATCCCGAGTGGCTGGTGCGGAGCTGGCTGGCGCAGTTTGGGCCGGACGCGACGCGCGCGCTGCTGGAGTGGAATCAGAAGCCGGCGCCGGTTTACGCGCGCTGGCGCGCGACGGCCGAAAAGCCGCCCGAATGGCTGAAGCCGACGCCGTGGGCGGGATTCTTCGAGATCGAGTCCGGCCGGTGGGCGGCGGTCGAACCGCTGCTCAAGGCAGGACAGATCTACCTGCAGGATCCGGCGACGCGCCTCCCGGTGGAGGTGTTGGCGCCGCAGGAGAACGAGACGTTGCTCGACCTGTGTGCGGCTCCCGGCGGCAAGGCGCTGCTGATGGCGGACGCGATGAAGGCGGGGCGGCTCGTGGCCGTGGATCTGCCGACCAGCCGGATCGATCGGCTGAAGGAAAACCTCTCCCGCGCGGGCGCCGTGACGGTGGCGCTGGTCCAGGGCGATGTGCTGGCGAAGTTCGAGGCACTGCTGCGGGAGCACGAGTTGCCGCCCGTTTATGACGGCGTGCTGATCGACGTGCCCTGCTCGAACACCGGCGTGATGCGGCACCGCGTCGACGTGAAATGGCGGCTGCAGGAGGGTGACTTCAAGAAGCATCCCCAGCAGCAGCTTTCGATGCTCCATGTGGCCGCGCGGCTGGTGCGCCCGGGAGGTCGGCTCGTCTACTCCACCTGCAGCATTGATACCGAGGAGAACGAGCACGTCGTGCGCAGCTTCCTGGCCAGTCGCGCCGGCGGGCCGTACACCCTCGAGTCCACGGTGCTCAGCTTCCCGTGGGTCCAGGGCCACGATGGTGGCGCCAGCTTCCTGCTGCGGCGGTCGACTTGAGCCGGTTGCCATGGCCGCGGCGCCGAGGCCGGCGACCGCGGTTCAGGGGACCAGGTCGAAGACGGCCACGGTCTTCTCCACCTCGGTCGTGCCGAAAAGCAGGGTGAACGTGATGCTCGAGGTCGAGCTCACCAGTTGCTCGTAGCGGGTGAGATTCCACTTCGACACGGACTCGCCATTGATGCGCGTGACCAGGTCGCCGAACTGGATGTTGGCGGCGGCCGCCGGAGAATCGGGAATGACGCCGGCGACGCGCCAATAGGCGGGAGTCTTGCTGAAACTCAGCCCGGCGCTGCGCCTGGCCGGCAGCACGATCGGGGCGGTGGAGTCCCGGAGAAAAGTCACCTGGTCGTGGGCGGTGTCGAAGGTGACGGTGAAGTGTTTCAGAATGCCGCCGCCGACGGCCGACAGGTCCTCCGTCAGGTCGACCACGGGGTTAGGCAGGGCGTACTCGGCGATGGAAAGTTCCTCCCCCAGGCGGCCGATTTCCTGCGGATGGTCGCCGCCGATGGTGCCCAGCGTCGCACCACGGCGGGGGCCAAACGCGAAGGCGGCATCGAGGCCGTGCGGATTGAGGCTGAGGGTGGCGTCGCTGCCGGAGTCGAGCAGCACGATCACGTTGCGCGAGCCGATCTGCACATGGATGACGGGGGTCTTGTGGACGTCATCGAAGCGCACGGAGCGGCCGGGCGTGAGGGCGGTGGTCGCCATCGGCTGGAGCAGAACGCGGTGGTGCGGGTAGTCGAGCGTGAGGCGCGTCTCGCGAAACAGTGGGAAGCCCAGGAGCCCGTCGATCCGCACGCCCAAGTGGGCGGAGAGCTCGGCGAGATCGTGGATCAACACCGGCACGTCCTCGAACGTGGCATCGCCGAGCTCGAGGCGGTGCAGGGACCCCGCCGGCAGTTCGAGGACGTCGCCCTCGGCGGAAGCGACCCGCACGCGCGGGGCGCCGGGCCCGGGCATGCCGGTGCCGTGGCGGCGGACCAGCGCCGGGGTGACGAGCGTGTTGGCAGACCCGGTGTCGATGAGGAAATGGTACGGCCCCTGACGGTCCCACTTGGCCTCGACGATCAGGAAGTTGCCAACGATCTGCGCCGGCAGCTCGACGATCGGGGAACCCAGGCGGGTCCGGCCCGGCCGGGCGGGTTCGCGGCGAAAAGGCAGGTACATGCAACCCGACGCGAAGAGGAGGCAGCAAAAAGCCGAAACCAGGCACGCCATTC
The Opitutus sp. ER46 DNA segment above includes these coding regions:
- the pyrF gene encoding orotidine-5'-phosphate decarboxylase; protein product: MSCDLILVLDAQSPREVLPALRQLQGTVRWAKVGLEMYTACGPDCVREIADLGYNVFLDLKLHDIPNTVAKAVQSASRLPIRMLTLHTCGGREMMEWAVKAQREHAPELLLLGVTVLTSMSATGLNEVGVPDSPERQVVRLGQLAAAAGVRGLVCSPLEIRPLRAVLPAEVALVTPGIRPRDAKADDQTRVMTPAEAAQSGANFIVVGRPIFKAPDPVAAARAILAELTSNASGR
- the ispF gene encoding 2-C-methyl-D-erythritol 2,4-cyclodiphosphate synthase; the protein is MNFRIGHGYDIHRIVTGRPLVLAGVRFDTDFGLDGHSDADCITHAICDALLGAAGLPDIGHFFPNTDPAYKNIDSQILLTRVCGELSRRNFAIGNIDATVIAEKPKLYPRLAEMKAALAKSTHLPAANIGLKATTNEGVGDLGRGLAIAAHAVALIAKA
- a CDS encoding peptide ABC transporter substrate-binding protein, translating into MRILLRRLPALSLLRLLPALLAALLLLPGCGRRESAVERGIREQILERGAHADVTDLDPQTAVNIAEMDVVSALFEGLVVEDPVDLHPVPGVAERWDVSADGLTYTFFLRRDAKWSDGTAVTAADFVASWQRMLTPSLAAENAGLLYVLQGAEAFHRGANPDFSQVGVTALDPYTLRVRLDHPTPYFLSLLTHSAWLPVPVATIQRFGGLADRGNRWTRPGSLVGNGAFVLKTWRPNQEIFVEQSPTYWDATRVKLKGVRFHPIDSVDAEERAFRAGQLHVTYVLPFGKADAYRRESPQLLRSDAYLNTYFLRLNTARAPFDDVRVRQALGLAVDRDVLVEKVLRAGQRPAHSLTPPGLATYTPPQAVRSDAAEARRLLQEVTRNGVQPLPTLQLLYNTNENLRVVAEALQEMWRRELGLNVEIANQEYKVVLSERRAGRYQILLSDWVGDYLDATTFLDPWRGDSANNHTNWRSADYDALLFAAARNSDPVARARQLQEAETLLLQAAPVVPLYYNAHTFLLHPSVKGWHPTLLDHHPFKHVWLEP
- a CDS encoding peptide ABC transporter substrate-binding protein — protein: MSAPGASSSALLAADAPRRRAAPRRPRWLLSAGALALLLLVATGCREKSRSAPEGILRVSQRNEPTDLDPATASLPDEFFIIRALGEGLLVPNPAGGAPLPGAAAAYRVSDDGLTYTFQLRPGLQWSNGEPLTAADFLASFRRVLTRATAAPKAHLFYAVKNAEAFVWGQVTAFDQVGFAAPDPRTVVVTLAHPNPSFPLYVASGPWIPVNPRAVAQHGRHWTAPGRYVGNGPYVLTEWRSQRRIVVRRNPRYHAPAPVPTAEIQFIRFDNQDTEDRAYRAGQIDVTMAVPPSKLEPYAVERAPELHRAPLAETRFLAFNTTRAPLSDARVRRALALAIDRDKLVTYVLRGGQHPATRYLSPALLAGSVLGGERGLDSAAAGQPPHPDSPSPLSYDPTESRRLLAQAGFPNGRGFPALELAGWVQNPVLDAIQQMWRQELGIEVRIVVQEAKVHLAAINAGAYDIAFVTSLLDVCDPVAALTDFTTGAPNNFPHWSSPAFDEAVQRASRTADPRPDILTAESLLLESGAVAPVYFNVQNWMMSTRVEGWQQDALWSRRYNEVIVEGD
- the ispD gene encoding 2-C-methyl-D-erythritol 4-phosphate cytidylyltransferase, producing the protein MSRTAAILLAAGSGSRMNGVVTDKILAPLAGRPVFSYSVSAFMQSAIADLYVIVYRDQRQMLELSAYAPTPSVLVRGGNERQESVMHALAALPADIAHVFIHDCARPLIQPEQLVALHKIVRREHAVVLAHRVTDTIKEHLVRTAGGQEHVRLRTIDRARLWGMETPQVFSRELISRAYARVQARGLHITDDAQAVETLGEPVALLENPHPNPKLTTAADFKYLEFLLAQESPPPAA